From the Natronococcus sp. AD-5 genome, one window contains:
- a CDS encoding sulfurtransferase TusA family protein, whose protein sequence is MSSEYQTAETLDVKGQSCPMPIVKTKQAIDDLEAGDVLEVVATDSGSMSDIQGWADGTDGVELLEQVEGDDIYTHYVKKTE, encoded by the coding sequence ATGAGTTCGGAATACCAGACCGCGGAGACGCTGGACGTGAAAGGACAGTCGTGCCCGATGCCCATCGTGAAGACCAAGCAAGCGATCGATGACCTCGAGGCCGGCGACGTCCTCGAGGTCGTCGCGACCGACTCGGGCAGCATGAGCGACATTCAGGGGTGGGCCGACGGCACCGACGGCGTCGAGCTCCTCGAGCAGGTCGAAGGGGACGACATCTACACCCACTACGTGAAGAAGACGGAATAA
- a CDS encoding DsrE/DsrF/DrsH-like family protein, protein MSTDNQTTSVDEPDAESEFDAAELQALRERVEELEESLAEADAGDDQKKMTIVATQGSFDMAYPPLILASTAAAFDWEVVVFHTFWGLDILHEEHSKDLKLSAVGNPNMPVPNAVAALPGMDTMATKMMQKKIDENGTATIEELIDLSLESGVDLQACQMTIELMDYDEDDFYDGVTTGVGAATALQHMAESDIQLLV, encoded by the coding sequence ATGAGTACGGACAACCAAACGACGTCGGTCGATGAACCGGACGCTGAATCCGAGTTCGACGCCGCCGAACTGCAGGCGCTGCGCGAGCGCGTCGAGGAATTAGAGGAGTCACTCGCGGAGGCGGACGCGGGCGACGACCAGAAGAAGATGACCATCGTCGCGACGCAGGGCAGTTTCGACATGGCGTACCCGCCGTTAATCCTCGCGAGCACGGCGGCCGCCTTCGACTGGGAGGTCGTCGTCTTCCACACGTTCTGGGGGCTCGACATCCTCCACGAGGAGCACTCGAAGGACCTCAAGCTGAGTGCCGTCGGCAACCCGAATATGCCGGTGCCGAACGCTGTCGCCGCGCTCCCCGGCATGGACACGATGGCCACGAAGATGATGCAGAAGAAGATCGACGAGAACGGGACCGCCACCATCGAAGAGTTGATCGATCTCTCGCTCGAGAGCGGCGTCGACCTCCAGGCCTGCCAGATGACGATCGAGCTGATGGACTACGACGAGGACGACTTCTACGACGGCGTCACCACCGGCGTCGGTGCGGCCACCGCGCTGCAACACATGGCCGAATCCGACATTCAGCTCCTCGTCTAA
- a CDS encoding HalOD1 output domain-containing protein, with product MSATESTRSKPRLHVLEAIVDAEDVSPTALEPPLNDVVDPAALDRLFEPTAADDSVRGGHVSFRYRGCDVTISSDGNIKLS from the coding sequence ATGAGCGCCACCGAGTCAACGCGCTCAAAGCCGAGACTACACGTCCTCGAAGCGATTGTCGACGCGGAAGATGTCTCTCCGACTGCCCTCGAGCCACCGCTCAACGACGTTGTGGATCCTGCTGCGCTAGACCGATTGTTTGAACCGACCGCTGCTGACGACTCGGTCCGAGGCGGACACGTTTCGTTCCGGTACCGAGGGTGTGACGTGACAATCTCTTCGGATGGCAACATCAAACTGTCGTAA
- a CDS encoding archease yields MSYTILDHPADVKFRTTGTTLEEAFANVVCAVANIVESENIIDQRDESSLQREIQIEAESREALLFDFLDQLILLQDLEDAVVSHAEDLTIVETENNTYTLLATIVIRPIPSGKAFLDVKAPTYSEMRIESNDEWILDAVLDI; encoded by the coding sequence ATGAGTTACACTATTCTTGATCATCCGGCCGACGTTAAATTCAGAACGACTGGAACAACCCTCGAAGAGGCATTTGCTAACGTTGTGTGCGCGGTGGCGAACATCGTCGAGAGCGAAAACATAATCGATCAACGTGATGAATCCAGTCTACAGCGTGAGATACAGATCGAGGCGGAGTCGAGAGAAGCGCTCTTGTTCGATTTTCTCGATCAACTGATCTTATTACAAGATCTGGAGGACGCTGTCGTCTCCCACGCCGAAGATCTCACGATTGTCGAAACGGAAAATAATACGTACACGTTATTGGCGACGATCGTCATTCGGCCTATTCCGTCTGGGAAAGCGTTCCTCGACGTTAAGGCGCCGACGTACAGCGAGATGCGCATTGAATCGAACGACGAATGGATTCTCGATGCAGTGCTCGATATCTAA
- a CDS encoding phosphoribosyltransferase has protein sequence MFDDRTDAGEQLAAAVSEQNIDADVALAIPRGGLPLGRIVADELGIPLDVVVAKKIGAPGNPELAIGSVASDGSVWLNDDLISQLSVDEEYVKTQREEVAMAARAKADQYRAGRDAIDLEGRRVIVVDDGVATGATTRGCLRRVHNAGAAHVTLAVPVGPPEEIERLRDEADAVVCVETPAWFGAVGRFYRTFGQVSDTEAMRYLDVNESGSE, from the coding sequence ATGTTCGATGATCGAACCGACGCCGGAGAACAACTTGCGGCAGCGGTATCTGAACAAAATATCGATGCGGACGTTGCCCTCGCAATTCCTCGAGGTGGACTCCCGCTCGGAAGAATCGTTGCCGACGAGCTTGGCATCCCGCTCGACGTCGTCGTGGCGAAGAAGATCGGCGCACCGGGGAATCCCGAGCTGGCGATCGGTTCAGTGGCGAGCGACGGTTCCGTCTGGCTCAACGACGATTTGATTAGTCAGCTCTCGGTCGATGAAGAGTACGTCAAAACACAGCGAGAGGAAGTAGCGATGGCTGCGAGAGCGAAAGCGGACCAGTACCGGGCGGGTCGAGACGCGATCGATCTCGAGGGAAGGCGCGTAATCGTCGTCGACGACGGTGTTGCGACCGGTGCGACGACTCGAGGGTGTCTCCGACGCGTCCACAACGCCGGTGCCGCACACGTGACGCTCGCCGTCCCCGTCGGGCCGCCGGAGGAGATCGAACGCCTGCGCGACGAGGCCGACGCCGTCGTCTGCGTCGAAACGCCGGCTTGGTTCGGCGCCGTCGGCCGGTTCTACCGTACGTTCGGACAGGTATCGGATACGGAGGCAATGCGATATCTCGATGTCAACGAATCGGGCTCCGAGTAG
- a CDS encoding universal stress protein: MYHTILVPTDGSDAANSAVKQAYEIAERFTATVHVLYVMDIEQRYPFDLSIDRMVEAFKAEGETVTETAANRAPDGVDVITAVEEGSPHERILEYADEHDADLIVMGTHGRRGLNRFLLGSVAERVVHGASVSVLVARASQVEPEE, from the coding sequence TTGGTTCCGACCGACGGAAGCGACGCCGCCAACAGCGCCGTGAAACAAGCCTACGAAATAGCTGAACGGTTCACTGCGACAGTACACGTGCTGTATGTGATGGATATCGAGCAGCGCTATCCGTTCGACCTATCTATCGATCGAATGGTCGAAGCGTTCAAGGCCGAAGGCGAGACCGTGACAGAGACGGCGGCGAACCGCGCACCGGACGGGGTCGATGTGATCACCGCAGTCGAGGAAGGATCGCCCCACGAGCGGATCCTCGAATACGCCGACGAGCACGACGCTGATCTCATCGTGATGGGCACACACGGCCGCCGTGGCCTCAACCGGTTCTTGCTCGGAAGTGTCGCTGAACGAGTGGTACACGGCGCCTCTGTGTCGGTTCTGGTGGCACGAGCGTCTCAAGTCGAACCGGAAGAATGA